TTTTGCGGAGCAGCGCCCTGATCGTGGGCGTCGGTCCTGCGCGCCAGCGCCTGCGCTCGCGCCGCCTCGACCGTGATCGCCCCGGCCTCCTCGCGATCGACCGCGCCCAGGTTGAAGTCCATCGGCGATGGCCCGGCACCCACGAAGCCCGCTTCTGCGGCGCTGAGCCAGCGCTCCTCCCGACAGTGGTGGAAGTAGACCGCGTGCACAGCGGGCGCCGTCGCCGCCTGGTAGAGGAAGAGGCAGCCCGGATCGTCGAAGTCCAGGACGCGGCCGTCGCGGGTCTGCAGCTGCGCGGCGTAGCGCGGCTCGCTGACAGCCATCCGGCATTCGGCGCAGGCAGTCCTATCCCAGACCACGGGTTGCGGCCCGGAAGGCGGGCCCTGCAGCCGCGCGATCAGCCAGACCAGCCCGACCCCGAGCAGCGCGAGGGCCGCGGCGATCCCGAGCCACGCTGCGCGCCGCCCGCTCCCGCTCATGCGCGCACCCCCTGCCGCAGCACGGGCGCGCTCGCGGGTTCCGGCTGCGTGAGGCTTCCGCTCTCGAGCGTATCGAGGTCGCGCACGAGCACGTCCTCGAGCGCCCAGTCGTTCGCAGCGAGCAGTTCCCTGAGCAGGCTCAGCTTCTCGCCCCGGCTGACCAGGCGAGCCCAGCTCCCGGCGGCGCCGCGGCGGAAGCCGCGTTCCCGCAAGGCCGCCGCGGCCTCCGGGCCGGAGGCGCGCACTTCGATCATCGTGTAGGCGTGCGCGCTGAGGTAGGCGTCCACGGGCCCGGCGAAGGCCACGCGCCCGTTGCGCAGCTCGACGACATTGTCGACGAGGTGGTGCAGCTCGTCCAGGCGATGCGAGCAGAGCAGCAGGGTAGCACTGGGGGCACGCTCCTCGACGAGGCCGAAGAAGGCCTGGCGCGACGCGGCATCGAGACTGGCCGTCGGCTCGTCCAGGATCAGCAGGGAAGCGTCCGTCGCAAAGGCCAGGGCGATCAGCAGCTTCTGCTTCATGCCCCCCGACAGCGCCCGGACCGGCTGGCCCGCGATCGCGTCCAGGTCGAGCGCCAGTCGCGCGGCGGCATGGTGCACCGCCCGCGGGTCGAGCCGTCGCAGCGCGCTGACGAGTCGGATGACCTCGGCCACGCTGGCCCCGAGCTGCGGGGCGATCTGCGGCACGTAGGCCATCTGCTGCGCGAGCTGGACCCGCTGGTCATAGGGCGCAACGCCGTCCACGCGCACCGTGCCCGTGCAGCCGACGATGCCCATGATCACGCGGGTCAGTGTGGACTTGCCGGAACCGTTGGGACCGATCAGCGCCACCCGGCTGCCCGCCTCGAGGACGAGGTCGATCCCGTCGAGCGCGGTGACGCGCCCGAAGCGCTTGGCGACGCCCGCCAGCTCAATGCGCACGGCTCACCTCCGGCGCGGGCAGGGCGCGCATCCGCGGGTTGTCGTCGCGCAGCAGGGCCTTGGGCGCCAGCACCGGGAAGACGCGACTGACCACATCCAGCAGCCCGACGGCCGGTGTCCCGCGGAAGAAGTGGAGCTGCTCGTGGCTGCTCGTCAGCTGCTGCGAGAGGCGTCGCGGTTCGTGGGGGACGTCGCCGGCGCCGTTGCCGTCGAGGTCGTAGCCGGAGTACTCGTCGAAGTAGTTGCCGGCCCAGTTCACCTGCAGCGCATTGCCGCCGCCGTCGACCAGCACGGCGATCGCACAGCCGCGCAGGTTGTTGTCCGTGAAACAACTGCGCGCTTCGCTGCTGTGGAAGGCGATGCCGACATCGCAGAACTCGAGCGCGTTGCCGCGGAAGCGGTTGTGGTGGTCGCGCTGGATCGGCGAGGTGTCGATGAAGATCCCCGTCGGATTGCGAACGAGCCGGTTCCCTTCGACGGCGGCATTGCCGACCTCCTTGAGGCCGATCCCCATGCCGCCCGCGCGGTCCGCCGCCGCGATGAGGTTGCCGGTCACCGCGACATCGTTGCTGTACATGAGAAAGATGCCGACCGTGTTGCCTAGGTAGACGTTCCCGCGCACGGCGTTGCCGTGGCTGTACATGAAGTGCGTCCCGTAGCGGCCGTCCTCGACGCGATTGCCGAGCATCGCATTGCCGGGTGAGTACCAGATGACGATGTCCCGGCTCCCCGTGACGAGGTTGTCCTCGATGAGCGAGTCCTTGACTTCCCAGAAGCGGATCGCGTCGCCGCGCAGGCCGCGCTCGGCCGCCGGCGTGCCCTGGATCTCGTTGCCGGCGATGCGCACGCTCCGGGAGCGTTCCACCGAGATCCCGAAGAGCGCCTCGGCGATGAAGAGCCCTTCAGCGCTGAGATCCTCGCCGTGGAGCCTGAGGGCGGCGTCCGTTTGCTCGAAGCGCATACCGCTGCCGCGAATGGAGAAGCCCAGCAGGTGCACGTCCGTGGCCTCGACGTCGATGGTGTGCCCCTGCCCCGCCGTGCGCAGGACCGCTGCGCGCGGCCCCCAGAGCGTGAGCGGACGCGAGATCCGCAGGGGCCCCGCGTACTCGCCCGGCGCGAGGCAGAGCGTGGCGCCGGCGGGGGCCGCGTCCACAGCGGCCTGCAGGTCGGAGCCCGGCGCGATCTCGTGGCCCTGCGCCGGCCGCGCCGGCGCTCTGCCGATTCCCGCGGCCAGGCCCGGGGCCGTCCAGCGCCGTGCCCCGGGCGGCGACGGCCGCGCGCAGGCCGCGGACAGGAGCGCCAGCGCCGCCAGCAGGCCCAGCAGCGAGCGACCGCTGCGACCTGCGGCCGTCCCGCGCAGGCGCGTCCACCGGCAGAAACAGGCGGGTGTCATGAGGTCTCCGGGCTTGCCCGGGCGAGCTCTCGGCGAACTCGCCCGGGCGCGCGCGCTCAGCTGGGCTTGACGAGCAGGTAGCCCGCCATCTCCAGGTGGAGGGCGGAACAGAACTCGGTGCAGTAGAAGGGGAAGACGCCGGCGCGATCCGCCGTGAAGGTCACGTTGCAGACCTTGCCGGGCTCGATGCTGAGATTGATGTTGTACATGTCGATGCAGAAGCCGTGCGTGGCATCCAGCGCCTGCTCGATGCTCGTCGCATGGATGTGCACCTTCTCGCCCTGCTTGACCTCGATGACGTCCGGGTTCAGGTGGCTGCGCACGAGCACCATGTAGACGTGCACGCCGTCGCCGCGCCGCTCGATCCGGACGCGCTCTTCGCTGGTCGTCGCGTTCGGGTCCGGCTGCATCGTGACCGGGTTCATGCCCGCCGGCGTGTACATGTCGATGGTCTTGATCTTGTCGACGTTGATCATCTGGGCGTAGTGCGGCTCGCCCAGCGGCAGCGGCATGTCGTAGACGACCACCGGCTTCTCGCCCGAGATGTCCAGGAGCTGGAAGTTCTGCGGCAGCAGCGGACCCACGCTGGAGAAGCGATCGATCGCCCACTTGTTCATGGCGACGAGGTACTTGCCCTGCGGATGGAGGGCATCGCCTTCGGCCGCCGAGATGTGGCCGATGTTGTAGTGGACCGCCGTCTTGTCCAGCAGCTGGAGGTCCTTCAGGGACCACTTCGCGACTTTCGACTCGAGGAAGATCGACGTGTAGGCGAAGCCCTTGTCGTCGTACTGCGTGTGCAAGGGGCCGAGGCCGAGCTCAACCTGCCCGCGGAGCGACTCGCGGAAGGGCAGGATCGGCACGCCGTAGGGATCCGCGCCTTCGAAGCGCTTCTGCTCGATGAGGGCCATCATCTTGTTGAAGTCGTAGACGCTGGCGTGGGTGTCCAGCTTGCCCGAGACCACGATGTCCGTGCCGTTGGGGGCGATGTCCACGCCGTGCGGGCTCTTCGGCTCGGGCACGAAGTAGAGCAGGCCCTCGGCGATGGCCGTCGCGAGGCTGATCACCCGCATGCCGGCGATCGTCTGCGTCTTGCCGGCCTTCACGACCTGCTCGGCCTTCCGCCAGTTGATCAGGTGGAGAAAGTCCATGTCGTTCTGGGAGGCGCCCGATTCCAGGGCGGGCTTCCCCTCCGCCAGGCCGCCCGTCGCGCGCTCCGTGTTGACCGAGTTGCAGAAGGCCCAGCCGTCGCTGGCCAGCTTGCCGGCGTCGGCGAGATCCTGCATGTAGGGCGGCAGCTCGATGGCCCAGGACTCGGCGGGGATGATGCGGCCGGCCGCGCGATCGAACTTCCAGTAGATCTGTGCGCCGCGGTACTTCTCGTTGAACTGATCGAGCGGCGCGTAGGCGCCGCCCAGCGGCGCGGCCAATTGCGCGGTCTCGATGACGTACTCGGTGTTGGGCGTCACGAAGGTGCCGCCGTGATCGTTCATGATCAGGCCGCTGTGCACGATCTGCTTGGTGGCGAAGTCCGCCAGGCTGACCACGGCGATGCGGGCATTGGCCTTGTCGTTGACGAAGATGAACTGCCCGTCGTAGTCCGCGTTCGTCTCGCTCAGCGCCGGGTGATGCATGTCACCCCAGGTGAGGGGGTGCCCCTTGGGGGAGCCCTCCGCCAAGATGGCCTTCGTTTCCTCGTCGAAGCCGTAGCCCTGCCAGGGCTCCGGGGTGAAGACCCCGATGTACTTGAGGATGCGCATGCTCGGCACGCCGATGACGATCAGGTTGCCCCCATGTCCACCCGAAGCAAAGAGCAGGAACTCCTCCTTGCGGCCGGTGGGAGTGTAGGTCTTGAGCGCCGCTGTGACGTCCGCCTCGCTCAGATTGCGGGCCTGCATGAGCTGCTGGACGCTCGCTCCTCCCGAGATCTTCGGCTCTTGCCCACCGCATGAGAACATCGCGGCTGCGACGCCGAACGCGGAAAGGACGCCGAGCGCGGCGATGAGACGCTTGCTTCGAAGCTGCATGGTTTCCTCCCTGGGCTCCTGGGTTTGCCGCCTGCCGCCAGGCGGCTTTGCGCGCCTAGTGCGCGAAGGATCGAACCTTCTCGCGAAGCGCGGCGACGACGCCGGGCTTCGCCTGGAGATCGGGGTTGGCGATCATCTGCGGGCTCTTGCCGACTGCCGGTCCGCCGTAGAGGATCGCCCGCTCGATTTCCTCGTCCTTGACCGCCTTCTGCCACTGCCGATCGGCGTAGTTGCGGGGCTTCGGGTTCAGCCCGGCGGCACCTGGGCCATCGCCGTGACCGGCCGTGCCGTGGCAGACCGCGCAGCGGGTCGTGAAGAGGCTCTCCGCTTCGGCGCGGTCCGCCGCGGTGATCGCAACGCTGGGCTTCTGGGCCGCACTGCCCTGATCCGCCCGCCCCCCACCACCCTGGCCACAGCCGGCGAGAAGCAGCAGGAGCAGGGCGGGCGGGCCCGCAAGAAGGCCGAACATCGACGCTAACTTCATGAGAATCCTCCGATTGCGCTCCGAGATCGGGAGCTGCGCGGGCGCCGTCACAAGCGCGGGCCGCCAGGCCACAGGCGAATCTCTGGCCTGCGCCCCTCCTCCTCAACACCTCAGCGCATGACCATATGCGTTGAGTGGCCGTGTGTCAATGGGAAAGCGCCGCTGCCGGGCAGCGGGGAGGGTCCTTGCCCCCGCCGCGGGCCGTGTCAGCGGCCTGCGGCGGGGATGGGCGGGCCGTCTAGCCCGTCATGAGGATCAGGTGCTTCACCGCGCGGAAGGCCTGCGGGTCGGTGATCCGCAGCTCCATCTGCTCGCCGACCAGTTCGAGCGTGTAGCTCGACAGCGGCTGGTCGCTGATCACCTTCACCTCGTCGGCCGGGATCAGGATGCTGGTCTCCTGGTCCGTGTCCATCGGCGTGAAGAGCGCGGGATCGATGCTGCCCGAGGGGCGCCAGGTCCGGCCGAGGCGCAGGAAGCCGCCCGTCGCGACGATGGTGCCCGAGTCCTTCAGCTCGTCCTTGGTGCCGATCGTGTAGTAGATCGTGCCGAGGGCGCGCCGGGACTCCTCGAGGCGGGCCACCTGGGTCTGGATCGTCACCTCGCGCGCCTGGATCGTCTGATCGCGCTCGGCCACCTTGCCGTGCAGGCCGGCAACTTCCGTCTGCAGCTCGTCGACGCGCTGGTTCAGGGCGACGATCAGCGTCTCCTTTTCGGCGACCGTGGCGCGCAGGTTCTTGATCATCTTCTCGAGGCCGGCGATCTTGACGCCGCTCTCCTTGAGCTGCGCCTCGAGCGTGGCGATGCGGTCGCGGGCGCGCTCGATACCGGCCTTGATCTCGGCGATGCGGGCGCGCGCAGCGTCGCCGCGATCCTGGGAGAGCTTGGTCTCGGCGTCGAGCTGCGTCTTGAGCGCCGCGGCGCCCTCCTCGCCCAGGACGATGGCGTTGAGGCTGTCCTGGATCGCCGCGATCTCGGTGATGGCCTCGCTGTAGCGGTCGCGGGTCGCCTGCTCGTCGGCCTGCAGCGTCGCGTAGGCGGCGTTCCGCTGCTGGAGCTTCTGGTAGAGCATCCCGGAGGCGACGAGGAAGACGATGACCAGCAAGGTCAGTACATAGGGGATGGGTTTGCGCATGCGTGCTCCTCCTTGGTTGGCTGAGCCACGTGGGGGGAATGGCCAGTTGCTAAGGTGGCGCTCCGGCGGGTCCCCGCACAAGGGGAAAACCGCCTGCCCGCCATTTGCCGATCCAAACCATTGGATTAAAATCACTTGTGCGGCGGGCTCGACACCCCCGCAAATCCCCTCTTGCGCGACGATTCTGTCCGAATTACCCTGACCGAAAGGTCAGTGCCATGGAAGCCCCCCCGAGCAAGCCCACCGCCGACGCCCTGCCCGCCCGCGAGCGCATCCTGAACGCTGCGGCGCAGCTCTACGCAGTGCGCGGCTTCGAGGGCACCTCGATGCGCGACATCGCCGAGGCGGCCGGCGTCACGAAGCCGCTCATCTTCTACCACTTCGCCTCCAAGGAGCGGCTCTACGCGAGCCTGCTCGAGGAGGCCCTGGCCGCCTGCCGCTCCGGCGGCGAGGCGATCCTCAGCGAGCCCATGAGTGCGACCGAGCGCCTGCACCGCTTCCTCGCGAGCCACGTCCAGGTCCTGCGCGAGCGGCCGGCCGTCTTCGCCTTCGCCCACAACCTGCTCACGGTCGCGTACGAACTGCCGCTCGGCTTCGATTACCGCGCCGAGGGCCGCGCGCTCTTCGACCAGATCGTGCGCGTCGTCGAGGAGGGCCAGGCGCAAGGCGAGTTCCGCCGCGCCGATCCCGAGGCCGTCGCCGTGCTCGCCCTCGCGAGTCTGGGCATGTACGCCCAGGCCCTGCTGATCGGCGAGATCGCGGCCCTGCCCGAGGCGCTGGAGGAGCATCTCCTCGACCTTCTCCTCCACGGCATCAAGGAGCCTGCCGCATGAAGCATCCGGATTCCGCGACCCCCACGCGCCCGGGCTGGGGCCTCGCCCTGGCCCTGCTCTTACTCGCTTTCGCGGGCGTGGCCCGCGCTGCCGCGCCGGCCGACACGCTGCGCCTCTCGCTGCCCCAGTGCGTGAGCCTGGCCCTCGCTCGCGGCGAAGAGATGCAGCTCGCCGAGGCCAGCTACGACGCCGCGCGCGCCGCCTACCAGCAGGCGCGCTCGGTCGCGCTGCCGCAGCTCTCGCTCTCGGCGGGCTACACGCGCACCCTCGACAGCGTCTTCAGCGACGCCACGGGCGGCGATTTCTCGCCCTTCGAGCCCGACACCCTCGCGCCGCTCGCGGATCGCGTGCGCGCCCTCGAGGACGCCCTGCCGATGTCCGGCCTCGCCGGCCTCGCCGGCCTGTTCAGCAGCACCTCCTTCGGCAGCGAGAACACCTGGACGTCGACGCTCAGCCTCTCGCAGAAGCTCTTCGAGGGAGGCTCGATCTGGCACTCGATCGCCGCCGCCAGGCACGCGCTGCTGGCCACCGAGCTGCTGCGCGCCGACCGCCGCGAGGAGGTCATCCTCCAGGTGCGCGAGGCCTATCTCGGTGCCCTGCTCGCCGGTCGCGGCCTCACGATCGCCGAGCTGGCCCTCGCCCAGGCCGAGAGCCAGCTCGAGCGCGTGCGCCTGCGCGCTGAGGCCGGCCAGGCCTCGGAGTTCGCGCTGCTCCAGGCCGAGGTGCAGCGGGACAACCAGCTCCCCGCGGTGCTCGCGGCGAAGAGCCGCCGGGAGCTGGCGCAGCTCGAGCTGGCGCGGCTGGTCAACCTGCCGGCCGACCAGCCGCTCGCGCTCACGACGCCGCTCCTGGACGACGCGGCCCTGCCCGCCGGGCCGGCCCTGGCCGACACGACGGGGCTCGTCGCGCTCGCGCTGCGCGCCTCGGGACTCATCGCGCTCGAGGAGGCGCTCCAGGCGCGCGAGCATGCGGTGGGCGTCGCGGCGAGCGGCAAGTGGCCGGGCCTGTCGCTCTTCGCGAACTACACGCGCGAGGCCTATCCCGCGGGCGTCTTCCCCGGCAGTGATGATTGGCGCAAGGACGTGCGCGCGGGCCTCCTCCTCAACTGGTCGCTCTTCGACGGCCTGCGCACGCGCGGGGCGGTGCAGGACATGCGGGCGAAGAGCGCCGTGGCGCGGCACGAGCTGCGCCAGGCGCGCGAGCTGATCGCCCAGGGTGTGCGCTACAACCAGTGGGAGCTGCACCGGGCGGCGGCCGACCTGCACGCCCGCTCCCGGACGGTAGCGCTCGCGCGCCGCGCCCACGAGCTGGCCAGTCTCCGTTACGACGAGGGCGCCTCGGACCTCATCGAGGTCTCCGACGCGCGCATCGCCCTTCAGCTCGCGCAGATGTATGAAGCGCAGGCCCGGCACGACACCTTCGTCGCCCTCGCCCGCCTCGAGCGCTACAGCGGGCAGCCCTTGCTTGCCCAGGTCCTGCCGGCCGCCGGCAACTGACGAGGTCCACGCTATGAAACTGAAGACGACTCTTTCGCGCCCCTTCGCCTGGCTCGCGGGTACCCTGCTGATCGCCCTGTTCGCCGGGATCGGCGGCTGCGGGCAGCGGGGCGCCGAGTCGGCGACGCCCATCGCCCAGACCGTGCTCGTCTCGCCGGGGGACGTCGTGCTCGCGCACACGGCCGCGCTCGAGGCGGGCACCGCCTTCACGGGCGAGTTGCAGCCGGCCCAGATCACGAACGTCAAGTGCCGCTTCGACGGCGACATCGACCGCGTGCTCGTCCGCGAGGGC
This genomic window from bacterium contains:
- a CDS encoding ABC transporter ATP-binding protein, with protein sequence MRIELAGVAKRFGRVTALDGIDLVLEAGSRVALIGPNGSGKSTLTRVIMGIVGCTGTVRVDGVAPYDQRVQLAQQMAYVPQIAPQLGASVAEVIRLVSALRRLDPRAVHHAAARLALDLDAIAGQPVRALSGGMKQKLLIALAFATDASLLILDEPTASLDAASRQAFFGLVEERAPSATLLLCSHRLDELHHLVDNVVELRNGRVAFAGPVDAYLSAHAYTMIEVRASGPEAAAALRERGFRRGAAGSWARLVSRGEKLSLLRELLAANDWALEDVLVRDLDTLESGSLTQPEPASAPVLRQGVRA
- the nosD gene encoding nitrous oxide reductase family maturation protein NosD, which encodes MTPACFCRWTRLRGTAAGRSGRSLLGLLAALALLSAACARPSPPGARRWTAPGLAAGIGRAPARPAQGHEIAPGSDLQAAVDAAPAGATLCLAPGEYAGPLRISRPLTLWGPRAAVLRTAGQGHTIDVEATDVHLLGFSIRGSGMRFEQTDAALRLHGEDLSAEGLFIAEALFGISVERSRSVRIAGNEIQGTPAAERGLRGDAIRFWEVKDSLIEDNLVTGSRDIVIWYSPGNAMLGNRVEDGRYGTHFMYSHGNAVRGNVYLGNTVGIFLMYSNDVAVTGNLIAAADRAGGMGIGLKEVGNAAVEGNRLVRNPTGIFIDTSPIQRDHHNRFRGNALEFCDVGIAFHSSEARSCFTDNNLRGCAIAVLVDGGGNALQVNWAGNYFDEYSGYDLDGNGAGDVPHEPRRLSQQLTSSHEQLHFFRGTPAVGLLDVVSRVFPVLAPKALLRDDNPRMRALPAPEVSRAH
- the nosZ gene encoding Sec-dependent nitrous-oxide reductase, translating into MFSCGGQEPKISGGASVQQLMQARNLSEADVTAALKTYTPTGRKEEFLLFASGGHGGNLIVIGVPSMRILKYIGVFTPEPWQGYGFDEETKAILAEGSPKGHPLTWGDMHHPALSETNADYDGQFIFVNDKANARIAVVSLADFATKQIVHSGLIMNDHGGTFVTPNTEYVIETAQLAAPLGGAYAPLDQFNEKYRGAQIYWKFDRAAGRIIPAESWAIELPPYMQDLADAGKLASDGWAFCNSVNTERATGGLAEGKPALESGASQNDMDFLHLINWRKAEQVVKAGKTQTIAGMRVISLATAIAEGLLYFVPEPKSPHGVDIAPNGTDIVVSGKLDTHASVYDFNKMMALIEQKRFEGADPYGVPILPFRESLRGQVELGLGPLHTQYDDKGFAYTSIFLESKVAKWSLKDLQLLDKTAVHYNIGHISAAEGDALHPQGKYLVAMNKWAIDRFSSVGPLLPQNFQLLDISGEKPVVVYDMPLPLGEPHYAQMINVDKIKTIDMYTPAGMNPVTMQPDPNATTSEERVRIERRGDGVHVYMVLVRSHLNPDVIEVKQGEKVHIHATSIEQALDATHGFCIDMYNINLSIEPGKVCNVTFTADRAGVFPFYCTEFCSALHLEMAGYLLVKPS
- a CDS encoding cytochrome c — encoded protein: MKLASMFGLLAGPPALLLLLLAGCGQGGGGRADQGSAAQKPSVAITAADRAEAESLFTTRCAVCHGTAGHGDGPGAAGLNPKPRNYADRQWQKAVKDEEIERAILYGGPAVGKSPQMIANPDLQAKPGVVAALREKVRSFAH
- a CDS encoding TetR/AcrR family transcriptional regulator; translation: MEAPPSKPTADALPARERILNAAAQLYAVRGFEGTSMRDIAEAAGVTKPLIFYHFASKERLYASLLEEALAACRSGGEAILSEPMSATERLHRFLASHVQVLRERPAVFAFAHNLLTVAYELPLGFDYRAEGRALFDQIVRVVEEGQAQGEFRRADPEAVAVLALASLGMYAQALLIGEIAALPEALEEHLLDLLLHGIKEPAA
- a CDS encoding TolC family protein — encoded protein: MKHPDSATPTRPGWGLALALLLLAFAGVARAAAPADTLRLSLPQCVSLALARGEEMQLAEASYDAARAAYQQARSVALPQLSLSAGYTRTLDSVFSDATGGDFSPFEPDTLAPLADRVRALEDALPMSGLAGLAGLFSSTSFGSENTWTSTLSLSQKLFEGGSIWHSIAAARHALLATELLRADRREEVILQVREAYLGALLAGRGLTIAELALAQAESQLERVRLRAEAGQASEFALLQAEVQRDNQLPAVLAAKSRRELAQLELARLVNLPADQPLALTTPLLDDAALPAGPALADTTGLVALALRASGLIALEEALQAREHAVGVAASGKWPGLSLFANYTREAYPAGVFPGSDDWRKDVRAGLLLNWSLFDGLRTRGAVQDMRAKSAVARHELRQARELIAQGVRYNQWELHRAAADLHARSRTVALARRAHELASLRYDEGASDLIEVSDARIALQLAQMYEAQARHDTFVALARLERYSGQPLLAQVLPAAGN